From one Nematostella vectensis chromosome 7, jaNemVect1.1, whole genome shotgun sequence genomic stretch:
- the LOC5504813 gene encoding heat shock protein beta-6, producing the protein MEGDKVEIATLDVKNYRPEEISLKVEHGRIKIDGKHKSEGEHGYETSEFHRSYNLPDGVDVSTVSSRITGDGLLHIEALKAEPQETEVSLVGASTGSAGDIAKIDDKRFTVTLDVSSFSPDDIVVKVYGNELSVRAKKEKEEHGHFTSRHFNRHFVLPKDVDMDSLVSRLGKDGKLYIEAKRILHPTPHERQVNILRDADES; encoded by the coding sequence ATGGAAGGAGACAAGGTGGAAATCGCTACTCTAGACGTGAAAAACTACAGACCCGAGGAAATCTCTCTGAAGGTGGAACACGGAAGGATTAAGATCGATGGAAAGCACAAAAGCGAAGGGGAGCACGGATACGAAACAAGTGAATTTCACAGAAGCTATAATCTTCCCGATGGCGTCGACGTATCGACTGTTTCTTCACGCATTACTGGGGACGGTCTTCTGCACATTGAAGCCCTGAAAGCAGAGCCCCAGGAGACTGAAGTGTCACTGGTTGGAGCTTCGACTGGTTCAGCCGGCGACATTGCAAAGATCGACGACAAAAGATTCACAGTGACGCTGGATGTTAGCAGCTTCTCGCCCGATGACATCGTGGTTAAAGTTTATGGGAACGAGCTGTCCGTGCgagcaaagaaagaaaaagaggaGCACGGTCACTTTACCTCGCGCCATTTTAACCGGCATTTTGTGCTGCCAAAAGATGTCGACATGGATTCGCTTGTTTCTCGATTGGGTAAAGACGGCAAGCTGTACATCGAAGCTAAAAGAATCCTCCACCCAACTCCACATGAAAGACAAGTGAATATTCTAAGAGACGCAGATGAATCTTAA